In Sphingomonas sp. G-3-2-10, a single window of DNA contains:
- a CDS encoding acetate--CoA ligase family protein yields the protein MAKLNLERLLKARSVAIVGASEKPGALGNSVLQNLERHGFSGPIHLINPKRDEIAGRACLKSVADLPEGVDAAVLAIPGGAVLDTVRALAARGVGAAVIFSAGFAEGGEEGMAAQREVARIAAEHGMVIEGPNCLGMTNYVEGIPLTFVETPVIELNGPGVGIVSQSGAMAVVLGTTLMSKGLGISISVSTGNEAASGVEDYVDYLLDDPNTAVIGMIVEQFRKPAAFLALAERARAAGKPIVLLHPGKSSAARESAATHTGAMAGDWQVMKTLVERAGVVLVDGLEELGDVIDLASRCGAIPAGGTAVLTESGAFKALTLDLCEAIGVDLPAPGEKTSATLRAAMPDFIPVSNPMDLTAQALVDPDLYRRTLAPLLDDDAYAAVVLGIIQTDQTTARLKLVPIIEAVKSLEPGKPVIFAGLDEGAPVQAEYIAGLRELNVPYFPSPDRAFRAIALLGKARDFAKSDAEAVSVDVPSGVIPEYRSKELLAPLGIPFPKGGFAASVEEAKAVAAKIGYPVALKAQSAELSHKSDAGGVILNLADEAALEAGWAKLYGNVAAYAPGLALDGALIEAMGKRGAELIVGARNDPEWGPVILAGFGGVQAEILQDVRLMPADLTREAIVAELRKLKSGALLDGWRGSPALDVDAVAEIIEGVGRLLRGTPAIREIDLNPVVVFPKGEGAVALDALMLAE from the coding sequence GTGGCCAAGTTGAACCTCGAACGCCTGCTCAAAGCCCGCTCGGTCGCGATCGTCGGCGCGTCCGAAAAGCCGGGAGCGCTGGGCAATTCGGTGCTCCAGAATCTGGAGCGGCACGGCTTTTCCGGTCCGATCCACCTGATCAATCCCAAGCGCGACGAGATTGCAGGCCGCGCGTGCCTGAAGTCGGTCGCGGACCTGCCCGAGGGCGTGGACGCGGCGGTGCTGGCGATCCCGGGCGGCGCGGTGCTGGATACCGTCCGTGCGCTGGCCGCGCGCGGCGTGGGCGCGGCGGTGATCTTCTCGGCGGGCTTCGCCGAGGGTGGCGAGGAAGGCATGGCGGCGCAGCGCGAAGTCGCGCGGATCGCGGCCGAGCATGGCATGGTGATCGAGGGGCCGAACTGCCTCGGCATGACCAACTATGTCGAAGGCATTCCGCTGACCTTCGTCGAGACGCCGGTGATCGAGCTGAACGGTCCGGGTGTCGGCATCGTGTCGCAGTCGGGCGCGATGGCGGTGGTGCTGGGCACCACGCTGATGTCGAAAGGGCTGGGCATCTCGATCTCGGTTTCGACCGGCAACGAAGCCGCATCGGGGGTCGAGGATTATGTCGACTATCTGCTCGACGATCCGAACACCGCGGTGATCGGCATGATCGTCGAGCAGTTCCGCAAGCCCGCTGCGTTCCTGGCGCTGGCCGAGCGCGCGCGGGCGGCGGGCAAGCCGATCGTGCTGCTCCATCCGGGCAAGTCGAGCGCGGCGCGCGAGTCCGCCGCGACGCATACCGGCGCGATGGCGGGCGACTGGCAGGTGATGAAGACTCTGGTCGAGCGCGCCGGCGTGGTGCTGGTCGACGGGCTGGAGGAACTGGGCGACGTGATCGATCTCGCCAGCCGCTGCGGAGCGATCCCGGCGGGCGGCACCGCGGTGCTGACCGAGAGCGGTGCGTTCAAGGCGCTGACGCTCGACCTGTGCGAAGCGATCGGCGTCGATCTGCCCGCGCCGGGCGAGAAGACCAGCGCGACGCTGCGCGCGGCGATGCCCGATTTCATCCCGGTCTCGAACCCGATGGACCTGACCGCGCAGGCTCTGGTCGATCCCGACCTGTACCGCCGCACGCTGGCGCCTTTGCTCGACGACGACGCCTATGCGGCGGTGGTGCTCGGCATCATCCAGACCGACCAGACCACCGCGCGGCTCAAGCTGGTGCCGATCATCGAAGCAGTGAAGTCGCTCGAGCCGGGCAAGCCGGTGATCTTCGCCGGCCTCGACGAAGGCGCGCCGGTGCAGGCGGAATATATTGCCGGTCTGCGCGAGTTGAACGTGCCCTATTTCCCGTCACCCGACCGTGCTTTCCGCGCGATCGCGCTGCTGGGCAAGGCGCGGGACTTCGCCAAGTCCGATGCCGAAGCGGTTTCGGTCGACGTGCCGTCGGGGGTGATCCCCGAATATCGCTCGAAGGAACTGCTCGCGCCGCTGGGCATCCCGTTCCCCAAGGGCGGGTTCGCGGCGAGCGTCGAGGAGGCCAAGGCAGTCGCGGCGAAGATCGGCTATCCTGTCGCGCTCAAGGCGCAGTCGGCCGAGCTGTCGCACAAGAGCGATGCGGGCGGCGTGATCCTGAACCTGGCCGACGAAGCCGCTCTCGAAGCGGGCTGGGCGAAGCTGTACGGCAATGTCGCGGCCTATGCCCCGGGGCTGGCGCTGGACGGCGCGCTGATCGAAGCGATGGGCAAGCGCGGGGCCGAGCTGATCGTCGGTGCGCGCAACGATCCCGAATGGGGTCCGGTGATCCTCGCCGGGTTCGGCGGGGTGCAAGCCGAGATCCTTCAGGACGTGCGGCTGATGCCGGCCGACCTGACCCGCGAAGCGATCGTGGCGGAACTGCGCAAGCTCAAGAGCGGCGCGCTGCTCGACGGCTGGCGCGGATCGCCCGCGCTGGACGTGGATGCGGTGGCGGAGATCATCGAGGGTGTGGGGCGCCTGCTGCGCGGTACCCCGGCGATCCGCGAGATCGACCTCAATCCTGTGGTAGTGTTCCCCAAGGGCGAGGGCGCCGTTGCGCTCGACGCGCTGATGCTGGCGGAGTGA
- a CDS encoding amidohydrolase family protein, producing MDADWDELIAIDIHVHAEHSCRQPLDPIQAEFEEAASIYFKTDAKRPSIPETIAYYRERRIGFVLFTVDMEAGTGIKRIANEEIAEAAAENRDIMRAFASIDPHKGKAGALEARKLIEEYGVAGFKFHPPLQNFDPGDRMAWPLYEVIDHYGLPAIFHTGHSGMGTGMPGGGGIRLKYGQPILVDDVAVDFPNIKIILAHPSWPWTDEALSMALHKPNVFIDLSGWSPKYFPPQIVRYANSQLGHKFLFGSDFPLIPPDKWISAFDSAGFKPELREPILKGNAAKLLFGAA from the coding sequence ATGGATGCGGATTGGGATGAACTGATCGCGATCGATATCCACGTCCATGCCGAGCATAGCTGCCGCCAGCCGCTCGACCCGATCCAGGCCGAGTTCGAGGAAGCGGCGAGCATCTATTTCAAGACCGACGCCAAGCGGCCCTCGATCCCCGAGACCATCGCCTATTATCGCGAGCGCAGGATCGGCTTCGTACTGTTCACGGTCGACATGGAGGCCGGGACCGGGATCAAGCGGATCGCCAACGAGGAGATTGCCGAGGCGGCCGCGGAAAACCGCGACATCATGCGCGCATTCGCCTCGATCGATCCGCACAAGGGCAAGGCTGGAGCGCTGGAGGCGCGCAAGCTGATCGAGGAGTATGGCGTCGCGGGATTCAAGTTCCACCCGCCGCTCCAGAATTTCGATCCCGGCGACCGGATGGCGTGGCCGCTCTACGAAGTGATCGACCATTACGGCTTGCCCGCGATCTTCCACACCGGCCATTCGGGGATGGGCACGGGGATGCCGGGCGGCGGCGGCATTCGCCTGAAATATGGCCAGCCAATCCTCGTCGATGACGTCGCGGTCGATTTCCCCAACATCAAGATCATTCTCGCGCATCCGAGCTGGCCGTGGACCGACGAGGCGCTGTCGATGGCGCTGCACAAGCCGAATGTCTTCATCGACCTGAGCGGCTGGTCTCCCAAATATTTTCCGCCGCAGATCGTGCGTTATGCGAACTCGCAGCTGGGCCACAAATTCCTGTTCGGCAGCGATTTCCCGCTGATCCCGCCAGATAAATGGATTTCCGCGTTCGATTCCGCTGGCTTCAAACCCGAACTGCGCGAGCCGATCCTGAAGGGCAACGCCGCGAAACTGCTGTTCGGCGCGGCCTGA
- a CDS encoding MFS transporter produces MPSNDPQAIVDNQPMSRFQWGVVAIMIGLNALDGFDVLSISFASPGIAKDWGIDRAALGIVLSMELIGMAIGSLLLGGLADRIGRRNTILLCLVVMAAGMFGASASHDVYQLSGWRVLTGLGVGGMLAATNAAVAEVSNLARRNLAVVLMAAGYPVGAIIGGSISQRLLVQYDWRAVFVFGAVATLAFIPLVLWRSPESISFLLTRRPANALERINATLARMGHAAVDALPPVAVKAAKVPIARLFSGANLAPTVLLTIAYLAHIMTFYFILKWVPKIVVDMGFEPAAAAGVLIAANVGGVTGSVLLGLLTAKVRLMALTVAAMLASVVMITLFGRGQATLDELTTIAAIAGFFTNAGVVGLYALVARSFGTEVRASATGFVIGIGRGGSAAAPAIAGFLFAAGYGLPVVAMLMAGGSLVAAIALVVLARVQKAAA; encoded by the coding sequence ATGCCGTCCAACGATCCGCAGGCCATCGTCGATAACCAGCCCATGTCGCGCTTCCAGTGGGGCGTGGTGGCGATCATGATCGGCCTCAACGCGCTCGACGGGTTCGACGTGCTCTCGATCAGCTTTGCCTCGCCGGGCATCGCCAAGGATTGGGGGATCGACCGCGCCGCACTGGGCATCGTGCTGTCGATGGAGCTGATCGGCATGGCGATCGGGTCGCTGCTGCTCGGAGGACTGGCTGACCGGATCGGGCGGCGCAACACCATCCTGTTGTGCCTCGTCGTGATGGCGGCGGGCATGTTCGGCGCTTCGGCGTCGCACGACGTCTATCAACTGTCCGGCTGGCGCGTCCTGACCGGCCTGGGTGTCGGCGGGATGCTCGCAGCGACGAACGCGGCGGTGGCCGAAGTCTCCAATCTCGCGCGGCGGAACCTCGCGGTTGTGCTGATGGCGGCGGGCTATCCGGTGGGAGCGATCATCGGCGGCAGTATCTCGCAAAGGCTGTTGGTCCAATATGACTGGCGTGCGGTATTCGTTTTCGGCGCGGTGGCGACGCTGGCGTTCATTCCGCTGGTGCTGTGGCGCTCGCCGGAGAGCATCTCGTTCCTGCTGACCCGCCGCCCGGCCAATGCGCTGGAGCGGATCAATGCCACCCTGGCCCGGATGGGCCACGCCGCCGTCGACGCGCTGCCCCCGGTGGCGGTGAAGGCGGCCAAGGTGCCGATCGCGCGCCTGTTTTCGGGTGCCAACCTGGCGCCGACGGTGTTGCTGACCATCGCCTATCTGGCGCACATCATGACCTTCTATTTCATCCTGAAATGGGTGCCGAAGATCGTCGTGGACATGGGGTTCGAGCCTGCCGCTGCGGCGGGCGTTCTGATCGCGGCCAATGTCGGCGGGGTCACCGGATCGGTGCTGCTCGGCCTGCTGACCGCGAAGGTGCGCCTGATGGCGCTCACCGTGGCGGCGATGCTTGCTTCGGTGGTGATGATCACCTTGTTCGGGCGCGGTCAGGCGACGCTGGACGAACTCACGACGATCGCGGCCATTGCGGGCTTCTTCACCAATGCCGGCGTGGTCGGCCTTTATGCGCTGGTGGCGCGCTCGTTCGGGACCGAGGTGCGCGCCAGCGCGACCGGCTTCGTCATCGGGATCGGGCGCGGTGGATCGGCGGCGGCGCCGGCGATCGCGGGCTTCCTGTTCGCGGCGGGCTATGGCCTGCCGGTGGTGGCGATGCTGATGGCGGGTGGCTCGCTGGTCGCGGCGATCGCGCTGGTGGTGCTGGCGCGGGTGCAGAAGGCGGCGGCTTGA
- a CDS encoding MarR family transcriptional regulator, which produces MGTNQDLSIADSGSGEAVTLGPLSGLVGYHLRRASNAFGADFSRALTGTGMRQVLLAILSVVASNPRANQGSVGRVLGIQRANMVALINDLVERGLIDRQVAQGDRRAFALTITAEGRKLLDQCLARIAEHEAEMLSDLSDAERDMLIDLLGRIEAKER; this is translated from the coding sequence ATGGGGACAAATCAGGATTTGAGCATCGCGGATTCAGGTAGCGGCGAAGCGGTGACGCTCGGGCCGCTTTCGGGGCTGGTCGGCTATCATCTGCGGCGGGCGTCGAACGCGTTCGGCGCGGACTTTTCGCGCGCGCTGACGGGAACGGGGATGCGGCAGGTGCTGCTTGCGATCCTCTCGGTCGTGGCGAGCAACCCGCGCGCCAATCAGGGCTCGGTCGGCCGCGTGCTGGGAATCCAGCGCGCGAACATGGTCGCACTGATCAACGATCTGGTCGAACGCGGCTTGATCGACCGGCAGGTGGCGCAGGGCGATCGCCGTGCGTTTGCGCTGACCATCACCGCGGAAGGCCGCAAGCTGCTCGACCAGTGCCTCGCGCGGATCGCCGAGCATGAAGCGGAGATGCTGTCGGATCTCTCCGACGCCGAGCGGGATATGCTGATCGACCTGCTGGGCCGGATCGAGGCGAAGGAAAGGTAA
- a CDS encoding TonB-dependent receptor, protein MINRSQIRAVLQGTACTMAVLAFHAAPAFAQDAEEARDDDGKLTEIVVTAERRNQNLQDVPISATVLTGDDLGQKGITNLNDIQQVAPSVAINTYNRSTYINIRGVGIAQSAPTSNPGVAYYIDGQSITHEFFIGQSFYDIGSIEVLRGPQGTLTGQNSTGGAVFVRTPEPRFDQFGGVVDASYGDYNLIRVMGAANLPFSDNFAMRIAAITETRDSFTTNAGPSVSQPGNLDLFAIRGNLAFRSSDDRLKLNVRAEYFVNDTDNNAIKNRNDYTLNVRTGTNPFLISEDAISRQRIEGYRVNAEVRADITDGIRLRAISSWQDAYVADQADGDRTSVSPPNAATTNNAGNGVGRATSNRSDFRTWTHEVNILSSGEGSLNWVVGGFLMDETIPVRLQRDQTNTVVYQTPANTSITHADNNTKSLFGQVNWFATPELELIAGARHSWDKQVYDRIRIGAGQGVTTGPTVGTTSQSSREWTGKLGINYHLSDDTMLYVTASKGYKAGGNNLALVTGAPAVPVPGFLPEKNFVYEVGFKTEILDRHLRINGDVFYSDYKDIQLQSLQNGAPLTQNAASGRAYGGELEITGQFGGLSFNGGLSYLNAEFASNAMIQNTVTNALQAITKGDRLPFSPEWTINAGVQYEIPLGGDLSLTPRVQWSHLGEQLATPFPSISSIVPGRDIFDVRLSLNINDRYRLEGYVSNVTDKVYIASQVQNSSSAAGGIIFGAPRQFGVRFVAKFGGE, encoded by the coding sequence ATGATCAATCGTTCGCAGATTCGCGCTGTGCTTCAGGGTACCGCCTGCACAATGGCCGTGCTGGCCTTCCACGCCGCGCCGGCCTTCGCGCAGGACGCGGAGGAAGCCCGCGACGACGATGGCAAGCTGACCGAGATCGTAGTCACCGCCGAGCGCCGCAACCAGAACCTGCAGGACGTGCCGATCTCCGCCACCGTGCTGACCGGCGACGATCTGGGCCAGAAGGGCATCACCAACCTGAACGACATCCAGCAGGTCGCGCCCTCGGTGGCGATCAACACCTATAACCGCTCGACCTATATCAACATCCGCGGCGTCGGCATCGCCCAGTCGGCGCCGACCTCGAACCCCGGCGTCGCCTATTATATCGACGGCCAGTCGATCACCCACGAGTTCTTCATCGGCCAGAGCTTCTACGACATCGGCTCGATCGAAGTGCTGCGCGGGCCGCAGGGCACGCTCACGGGCCAGAATTCCACAGGCGGCGCGGTGTTCGTCCGCACGCCCGAGCCGCGCTTCGACCAGTTCGGCGGCGTGGTCGACGCCAGCTATGGCGATTACAACCTGATCCGCGTGATGGGCGCGGCCAATCTGCCCTTCAGCGACAATTTCGCGATGCGCATCGCCGCGATCACCGAAACGCGCGACAGCTTCACGACCAATGCCGGCCCCAGCGTGAGCCAGCCGGGCAATCTCGATCTGTTCGCGATCCGCGGCAATCTGGCGTTCCGCAGCAGCGACGATCGCCTGAAGCTCAACGTCCGCGCCGAATATTTCGTCAACGATACCGACAACAACGCGATCAAGAATCGCAACGACTACACGCTGAACGTCCGCACCGGCACCAACCCCTTCCTGATCTCCGAAGACGCGATCTCGCGCCAGCGGATCGAGGGGTATCGCGTCAATGCCGAGGTTCGCGCCGACATCACCGACGGCATCCGCCTGCGCGCCATTTCGTCATGGCAGGACGCCTATGTCGCCGATCAGGCGGACGGCGACCGCACCTCGGTCTCGCCGCCCAACGCAGCGACCACCAACAATGCCGGCAACGGCGTCGGCCGCGCCACCAGCAACCGTTCGGACTTCCGCACCTGGACGCACGAGGTGAACATCCTCTCCAGCGGCGAAGGCTCGCTCAACTGGGTCGTCGGCGGCTTCCTGATGGACGAGACCATCCCCGTCCGCCTGCAGCGCGACCAGACCAATACCGTGGTCTATCAGACGCCGGCCAACACCAGCATCACCCATGCCGACAACAACACCAAGTCGCTGTTCGGCCAGGTCAACTGGTTCGCCACGCCGGAACTCGAGCTGATCGCCGGCGCGCGCCACAGCTGGGACAAGCAGGTCTATGACCGCATCCGGATCGGCGCCGGACAGGGCGTGACCACCGGCCCGACCGTGGGCACGACGTCGCAGTCGAGCCGCGAATGGACCGGCAAGCTCGGCATCAACTATCACCTGAGCGACGACACGATGCTCTACGTAACGGCGTCGAAGGGCTACAAGGCGGGGGGCAACAACCTCGCTCTGGTCACCGGCGCCCCTGCGGTTCCGGTCCCCGGCTTCCTGCCCGAAAAGAACTTCGTCTATGAAGTCGGCTTCAAGACCGAGATCCTCGATCGCCACCTGCGCATCAACGGCGACGTCTTCTATTCGGATTACAAGGACATCCAGCTGCAGAGCCTGCAAAATGGCGCGCCGCTGACGCAGAATGCGGCGAGCGGCCGGGCCTATGGCGGCGAGCTGGAAATCACCGGCCAGTTCGGCGGGCTGAGCTTCAACGGCGGCCTCAGCTATCTCAACGCCGAATTTGCCTCGAACGCGATGATCCAGAACACGGTGACCAACGCGCTCCAGGCGATCACCAAGGGCGACCGCCTGCCCTTCTCGCCCGAATGGACGATCAACGCGGGCGTCCAGTACGAGATCCCGCTGGGCGGCGACCTGTCGCTCACCCCGCGCGTGCAATGGTCGCACCTCGGCGAACAGCTGGCGACGCCCTTCCCCAGCATCTCGTCGATCGTGCCGGGCCGCGACATCTTCGACGTGCGCCTCTCGCTCAACATCAACGACCGCTATCGTCTCGAAGGTTACGTCTCGAACGTGACCGACAAGGTCTATATCGCCTCGCAGGTGCAGAACTCGTCGAGCGCCGCGGGCGGCATCATCTTCGGCGCGCCCCGCCAGTTCGGCGTGCGCTTCGTGGCGAAGTTCGGCGGGGAGTAA
- a CDS encoding MmgE/PrpD family protein, which produces MSNLSARIADHVTGLRYDDLPPATVDATIRALVDAMGVMLAASSLGEGTAAFAELAIESGGPAQAKLIGRAGRAPLLAAALANGALAHAIDFEDAFDGAPTHPNAAQIPAALAMAETLGRVSGEDLIAAIAVGCDLVCRMGLALKDSPDKFGFYPPPLLGAYGAVAACARIAGLTSAQTVDAFSLLLCSHNCSAELKYSPHSTVRAVRDSFAAQAAVQAVLLAKRGVRGFDAPIEGKAGFYALFARGGYDPAPILDGLGKHFYGEKLSFKPWPSCRGTHAAIEAILDLAPDPSSIESVTVTAAPFLTMLFEPEAQKRRPQTAIDAKFSLPFTVATAAIRREVTLESFAPEALADPRIHALAARVRFVPETGSADLTAATIDLRFADGSSQTRRIVHPLGHPSNPLDDSALDAKFRMCAALARVPVDAEALLAALRTLPALPDVADLPH; this is translated from the coding sequence ATGAGCAACCTTTCCGCCCGTATCGCCGATCACGTCACCGGCCTCCGCTACGACGACCTGCCCCCGGCAACGGTCGACGCCACGATCCGCGCGCTGGTCGATGCGATGGGCGTGATGCTGGCCGCCTCCTCGCTGGGCGAAGGCACTGCGGCCTTCGCCGAACTCGCCATCGAAAGCGGCGGCCCGGCACAGGCGAAACTGATCGGCCGCGCCGGGCGCGCGCCGCTGCTCGCCGCCGCGCTGGCAAACGGCGCGCTGGCGCATGCAATCGATTTCGAGGACGCCTTTGACGGCGCCCCCACCCACCCCAACGCCGCGCAGATTCCCGCCGCGCTGGCGATGGCCGAAACGCTGGGCCGCGTATCGGGCGAGGATCTGATCGCCGCCATCGCGGTCGGCTGCGATCTGGTCTGCCGGATGGGCCTTGCCCTGAAGGACAGCCCCGACAAGTTCGGCTTCTATCCCCCGCCCCTGCTCGGCGCCTATGGCGCGGTCGCCGCCTGCGCGCGGATCGCGGGGCTCACCAGCGCGCAAACGGTCGACGCCTTTTCGCTGCTGCTCTGCTCGCACAATTGCAGCGCGGAGCTGAAATACAGCCCCCACTCCACGGTCCGCGCGGTGCGCGACAGTTTCGCGGCGCAGGCGGCGGTGCAGGCGGTACTGCTCGCCAAGCGCGGGGTGCGCGGCTTCGATGCGCCGATCGAGGGCAAGGCGGGCTTCTATGCCCTGTTCGCGCGCGGCGGCTATGATCCCGCCCCGATACTCGATGGGCTGGGGAAGCACTTCTACGGCGAGAAACTGAGCTTCAAGCCCTGGCCGAGCTGCCGGGGGACCCATGCCGCGATCGAAGCGATCCTCGATCTCGCGCCCGATCCCTCGAGCATCGAGTCGGTCACCGTCACCGCCGCGCCGTTCCTGACGATGCTGTTCGAGCCCGAAGCGCAGAAGCGCCGCCCGCAGACCGCAATCGACGCCAAGTTCAGCCTGCCCTTCACCGTCGCCACCGCCGCGATCCGCCGCGAAGTCACGCTGGAGAGCTTCGCGCCCGAAGCGCTGGCTGACCCGCGCATCCACGCGCTCGCCGCGCGCGTCCGCTTCGTGCCCGAAACCGGCAGCGCCGATCTGACCGCCGCGACGATCGACCTCCGCTTCGCCGACGGCAGCAGCCAAACGCGCCGCATCGTCCACCCGCTCGGCCATCCGAGCAACCCGCTCGACGACTCGGCGCTCGACGCCAAGTTCCGCATGTGTGCCGCACTGGCACGCGTCCCGGTCGACGCCGAAGCGCTGCTCGCTGCCCTGCGCACCCTCCCCGCTCTCCCCGATGTGGCCGATTTGCCGCACTGA
- a CDS encoding Bcr/CflA family efflux MFS transporter, with translation MSATTLSRPLILLLAAVGALGSLAIHLFVPAMPAVARDLAASPGTVQLAVSLYLLGLGGGQLVAGPVSDAIGRRPVLLAGTAIFVAGSIAAALAPDAHVLLVARFVEACGAAAAVVAARTIVSDLSPRADAAANLALLTSAILLSPTLAPTIGGALVSLAGWRFVFVALALTGGAIALLSIFLIPRHAPHAERPRLDHAYARLARNGRFRGYVAGNSLASSALYLFLSGSPFLLIVQWHLSPAQAGLCYLVVAACGIFGTFLVRRLNRHHDAFRIGLTAIAAGGALMLVIALLGASNPVALIGPMLLVGTGGGIAAPTGIAGAMHAEEGIAGTASSLAGAIQMITTAGVTAVMSAFATTALAPLAAGIFLAGLIAVLLAPAREPL, from the coding sequence GTGAGCGCCACGACGCTCAGCCGCCCGCTGATCCTGCTGCTGGCCGCGGTCGGCGCGCTGGGCTCGCTCGCGATCCATCTGTTCGTGCCCGCCATGCCCGCCGTCGCGCGCGATCTCGCCGCGTCGCCGGGCACGGTGCAGCTCGCGGTAAGCCTGTACCTGCTCGGGCTCGGCGGCGGACAGCTGGTCGCCGGGCCGGTGTCCGATGCGATCGGGCGGCGGCCGGTGTTGCTGGCGGGAACCGCGATCTTCGTCGCGGGATCGATCGCGGCGGCGCTGGCGCCCGATGCGCACGTCCTGCTCGTCGCGCGCTTCGTCGAAGCGTGCGGCGCGGCGGCGGCCGTGGTTGCCGCGCGGACCATCGTGTCGGACCTGTCCCCCCGCGCCGATGCCGCCGCGAACCTCGCGCTCCTCACCAGTGCGATTCTGCTTTCGCCGACGCTCGCCCCCACCATCGGCGGCGCGCTGGTGTCGCTGGCAGGGTGGCGCTTCGTCTTCGTCGCGCTGGCGCTGACCGGCGGCGCGATCGCGCTCCTTTCGATCTTCCTGATCCCGCGCCACGCTCCTCATGCCGAGCGCCCGCGCCTCGATCACGCTTATGCCCGGCTGGCACGCAATGGCCGGTTTCGCGGCTATGTCGCGGGCAATTCGCTGGCCAGCAGCGCGCTGTACCTGTTCCTGAGCGGATCGCCCTTCCTGTTGATCGTCCAGTGGCATCTCTCTCCCGCACAGGCCGGGCTCTGCTATCTCGTGGTCGCTGCCTGCGGCATCTTCGGCACCTTCCTCGTTCGTCGACTCAACCGCCACCATGATGCGTTCCGCATCGGCCTTACCGCGATTGCGGCGGGCGGCGCGCTGATGCTCGTCATCGCCCTGCTCGGTGCCTCGAACCCCGTCGCGCTGATCGGCCCGATGCTGCTGGTCGGCACCGGCGGCGGGATCGCCGCGCCGACCGGAATCGCCGGCGCGATGCACGCCGAGGAGGGGATCGCCGGCACCGCATCGAGCCTCGCCGGCGCGATTCAGATGATCACCACCGCCGGGGTCACCGCCGTGATGAGCGCCTTCGCCACCACTGCCCTTGCGCCGCTCGCGGCAGGCATCTTCCTTGCCGGCCTGATCGCCGTCCTCCTCGCACCCGCCCGGGAGCCGCTATGA
- a CDS encoding MFS transporter gives MAATEVERVVGRRILWRLVLPSALFILMGAIDRANVSFAALQMNKSLGFTAEQYGFGASILFLGFMFLKFPSIWLYEAIGMRKWLTLITLCWGAVATALAFIQTHEAYYALRFLAGAAEGGLSSGLMIYLSMWATERYRASILAIPIVAISVSQVIGAPLSGLLLQSGNPFGWEGWRWMFFVEGIPSIALAALAWFGFPDSPKEARWLDDGEREWLAANTHAAARPAKGQPGRWSVLRDPMMWLCSGLWFLLLAGNYGVIFWLPLVVHGLSGFTSFEVGVIVALPWLGSGIGLLINAWHSDKTQERFLHVAIPASLAAIALFGAYAAGPGALGLLLLVLGGACMGSTVSPFWAIPSKMLPATGMATGIVVINMIGSCAGLIVPWLMGRLRDGTGSFAAPTALVAGALLLAGVLALAIRARASKAA, from the coding sequence ATGGCAGCCACGGAAGTAGAACGCGTCGTCGGACGGCGCATCCTGTGGCGGCTCGTCCTCCCGTCCGCGCTGTTCATCCTGATGGGCGCGATCGATCGCGCGAATGTCAGTTTCGCCGCGCTTCAGATGAACAAGTCGCTCGGCTTCACCGCCGAACAATATGGCTTCGGCGCCAGCATCCTGTTCCTCGGCTTCATGTTCCTCAAATTTCCGAGCATCTGGCTCTACGAAGCCATCGGGATGCGGAAGTGGCTGACGCTCATCACCCTGTGCTGGGGCGCGGTCGCCACCGCCCTCGCCTTCATCCAGACCCACGAAGCCTATTACGCCCTGCGCTTCCTCGCCGGCGCGGCGGAGGGCGGGCTCTCCTCGGGTCTGATGATCTATCTCAGCATGTGGGCGACCGAGCGCTACCGCGCCTCGATCCTCGCCATCCCGATCGTCGCAATTTCGGTCTCGCAGGTGATCGGCGCACCGCTTTCGGGCCTGCTGCTCCAGAGCGGCAACCCGTTCGGCTGGGAAGGCTGGCGCTGGATGTTCTTCGTCGAGGGCATTCCCTCGATCGCGCTGGCGGCGCTGGCCTGGTTCGGTTTCCCGGACAGCCCCAAGGAAGCGCGCTGGCTCGACGATGGCGAACGCGAGTGGCTGGCGGCGAACACCCATGCCGCCGCCCGCCCCGCCAAGGGCCAGCCCGGCCGCTGGAGCGTGCTGCGCGATCCGATGATGTGGCTATGCTCGGGCCTGTGGTTCCTGCTGCTGGCGGGCAATTACGGCGTGATCTTCTGGCTGCCGCTGGTGGTCCACGGCCTGTCGGGCTTCACCAGTTTCGAAGTCGGCGTGATCGTCGCCTTGCCTTGGCTGGGCAGCGGCATCGGCCTGCTGATCAACGCCTGGCATTCGGACAAGACGCAGGAGCGCTTCCTCCACGTCGCCATCCCCGCGAGCCTGGCCGCCATCGCACTCTTCGGCGCCTATGCGGCGGGCCCCGGCGCGCTCGGCCTCCTGCTGCTGGTGCTCGGCGGCGCGTGCATGGGGTCCACCGTCTCGCCCTTCTGGGCGATCCCCAGCAAGATGCTGCCCGCAACCGGCATGGCGACGGGAATCGTCGTGATCAACATGATCGGCAGCTGCGCGGGGCTGATCGTGCCGTGGCTGATGGGCCGTTTGCGCGACGGCACCGGCTCTTTCGCCGCGCCGACCGCGCTGGTGGCCGGGGCGCTGCTGCTCGCAGGCGTCCTCGCGCTGGCGATCCGCGCCCGGGCCAGCAAAGCCGCGTGA